Proteins encoded by one window of Xenopus tropicalis strain Nigerian chromosome 6, UCB_Xtro_10.0, whole genome shotgun sequence:
- the LOC100497570 gene encoding ficolin-1 isoform X1 produces MGPQGAKGDNGGGALSYVARNCKELLDQGVVMSGWYTIYPDRMAPLQVLCDMDTDGGGWIVFQRRYDGSVDFYLGWDSYRRGFGSRLTEFWLGNDNLSHLTSRGTWDLRVDLRDFDNTAYYAKYSAFRISPASDNYRLTIGAFLGGNAGDSLTYHNGMAFSTKDRDNDQWVYNCATNWPGAWWFNVCFYSDLNGVYRLQQNENPIGVLWPTANTSISRYSFKISEMKIRPE; encoded by the exons ATGGGACCGCAAGGTGCAAAAg GAGATAATGGAGGTGGTGCCCTATCGTATG TTGCAAGGAACTGCAAGGAGCTGCTGGATCAGGGGGTGGTAATGAGCGGTTGGTACACAATATACCCGGATAGGATGGCGCCCCTGCAGGTTCTGTGTGACATGGACACTGATGGGGGAGGTTGGATA GTTTTCCAAAGACGCTACGATGGCTCAGTAGACTTCTACCTTGGCTGGGATTCCTACAGGAGGGGGTTTGGCAGCCGCCTGACTGAGTTCTGGTTGGGGAATGACAATCTCAGTCATTTAACATCAAGAG GTACATGGGATCTGCGTGTGGATCTGAGGGACTTTGACAATACAGCCTATTATGCCAAGTACTCAGCCTTCCGGATTTCCCCCGCCTCTGATAATTACAGGCTAACAATTGGTGCATTCCTTGGTGGTAATGCAG GAGATTCCTTGACTTACCACAATGGAATGGCATTTTCTACCAAGGACAGGGACAATGACCAGTGGGTCTATAACTGCGCTACTAATTGGCCGGGAGCCTGGTGGTTCAATGTCTGCTTTTATTCAGATCTCAATGGGGTCTATCGACTGCAGCAGAATGAAAATCCCATTGGTGTGTTGTGGCCCACTGCCAACACCAGCATTTCTAGATATTCCTTCAAGATATCAGAAATGAAGATCAGGCCTGAGTAA
- the LOC100497570 gene encoding ficolin-1 isoform X2 — MGPQGAKVARNCKELLDQGVVMSGWYTIYPDRMAPLQVLCDMDTDGGGWIVFQRRYDGSVDFYLGWDSYRRGFGSRLTEFWLGNDNLSHLTSRGTWDLRVDLRDFDNTAYYAKYSAFRISPASDNYRLTIGAFLGGNAGDSLTYHNGMAFSTKDRDNDQWVYNCATNWPGAWWFNVCFYSDLNGVYRLQQNENPIGVLWPTANTSISRYSFKISEMKIRPE, encoded by the exons ATGGGACCGCAAGGTGCAAAAg TTGCAAGGAACTGCAAGGAGCTGCTGGATCAGGGGGTGGTAATGAGCGGTTGGTACACAATATACCCGGATAGGATGGCGCCCCTGCAGGTTCTGTGTGACATGGACACTGATGGGGGAGGTTGGATA GTTTTCCAAAGACGCTACGATGGCTCAGTAGACTTCTACCTTGGCTGGGATTCCTACAGGAGGGGGTTTGGCAGCCGCCTGACTGAGTTCTGGTTGGGGAATGACAATCTCAGTCATTTAACATCAAGAG GTACATGGGATCTGCGTGTGGATCTGAGGGACTTTGACAATACAGCCTATTATGCCAAGTACTCAGCCTTCCGGATTTCCCCCGCCTCTGATAATTACAGGCTAACAATTGGTGCATTCCTTGGTGGTAATGCAG GAGATTCCTTGACTTACCACAATGGAATGGCATTTTCTACCAAGGACAGGGACAATGACCAGTGGGTCTATAACTGCGCTACTAATTGGCCGGGAGCCTGGTGGTTCAATGTCTGCTTTTATTCAGATCTCAATGGGGTCTATCGACTGCAGCAGAATGAAAATCCCATTGGTGTGTTGTGGCCCACTGCCAACACCAGCATTTCTAGATATTCCTTCAAGATATCAGAAATGAAGATCAGGCCTGAGTAA
- the LOC100497727 gene encoding ficolin-2 gives MGPQGAKGDNGGGALSYVARNCKELLDQGVVMSGWYTIYPDGMVPLQVLCDMDTDGGGWIVFQRRYDGSVDFYLGWDSYRRGFGSRLTEFWLGNDNLSHLTSTGTWDLRVDLKDFNNTAYYAKYSAFRIAPASDNYRLTIGAFLGGNAGDSLSYNNGMAFSTKDRDNDQWSSNCATNWPGAWWFNDCFIADLNGVYRLQQNSNPIGVLWATASTSSINYSFKISEMKIRPE, from the exons ATGGGACCACAAGGTGCAAAag GAGATAATGGAGGTGGTGCCCTATCGTACG TTGCAAGGAACTGCAAGGAGCTGCTGGATCAGGGGGTGGTAATGAGCGGTTGGTACACAATATACCCGGATGGGATGGTGCCCCTGCAGGTTCTGTGTGACATGGACACTGATGGGGGAGGTTGGATA GTTTTCCAAAGACGCTATGATGGCTCAGTAGACTTCTACCTTGGCTGGGATTCCTACAGGAGGGGGTTTGGCAGCCGCCTGACTGAGTTCTGGTTGGGGAATGACAATCTCAGTCATTTAACATCAACAG GTACATGGGATCTGCGTGTGGATCTGAAGGACTTTAACAATACAGCCTATTATGCCAAGTACTCAGCCTTCCGGATTGCCCCCGCCTCTGATAATTACAGGCTAACAATTGGTGCATTCCTTGGGGGTAATGCAG GAGATTCCTTGAGTTACAACAATGGAATGGCGTTTTCTACCAAGGACAGGGACAATGACCAGTGGAGCAGTAACTGCGCTACTAATTGGCCGGGAGCCTGGTGGTTCAATGACTGCTTTATAGCAGACCTCAATGGGGTCTATCGACTGCAGCAGAACAGCAATCCCATTGGTGTGTTGTGGGCCACTGCCAGCACCAGCAGTATTAATTATTCCTTCAAGATATCAGAAATGAAGATCAGGCCTGAGTAA